The Dictyoglomus sp. NZ13-RE01 genomic sequence ATAGATTACCAACAGAGAGTACCTTTAATTTTGGCACTCTTTTCCATTCTTTTATTGGAATAGTATTTGTTACAACTAATTCCTTAATCTCAGACTTCTGCAATTCTTCAGGAGCATTATTTGTTAATATACCATGAGTTACTGCGGAATAAATATCCCTTGCTCCCCTCTCTCTCAAAAGCTTAGCAGCAGAAAATAAAGTATTTCCTGTAGTAACTATGTCATCACAAATTATAACATCCCTATCTTTTACATCTCCAATTATCTCTTCCACTTCCGCCACCTCTGGTGCAGGTCTCCTTTTATATATTATAGCTAATGGTGTGTGAAGTCTATTTGCTAATGATTTTGCCCTTGCAACACCACCAATATCAGGAGAAACAACTACAGGATCTTTTAGATCCATATCTTGAAAATATCTGGAAAATAAAGGTAATGCAGTAAGATTGTCCACAGGAATATCAAAAAATCCTTGAATCTGTCCAGCATGTAAATCCATTGTAACTACCCTTGAAGCCCCAGCTACGGTTAATAAATTTGCCACAAGTTTTGCTGAAATAGGCTCCCTTGACTTTGTTTTCCTATCCTGTCTTGCGTAAGCAAAATAAGGAATGACAGCAGTTACAGCACTTGCAGAGGCTCGTCTTAATGCATCAATTATGATTAATAGCTCCATAAAATATTCATTAACTGAAGTTCCCAAAGACTGAATTACATAAACCTCTGCCCCTCTAACACTCTTT encodes the following:
- a CDS encoding ribose-phosphate pyrophosphokinase (catalyzes the formation of 5-phospho-alpha-D-ribose 1-phosphate from D-ribose 5-phosphate and ATP) produces the protein MGPKCLALYSGTSNPELAKEVADYLGVELGEIEIRRFSDGEIYARIVKSVRGAEVYVIQSLGTSVNEYFMELLIIIDALRRASASAVTAVIPYFAYARQDRKTKSREPISAKLVANLLTVAGASRVVTMDLHAGQIQGFFDIPVDNLTALPLFSRYFQDMDLKDPVVVSPDIGGVARAKSLANRLHTPLAIIYKRRPAPEVAEVEEIIGDVKDRDVIICDDIVTTGNTLFSAAKLLRERGARDIYSAVTHGILTNNAPEELQKSEIKELVVTNTIPIKEWKRVPKLKVLSVGNLLGEAIRRISNNDSLSSLFD